A genomic window from Pontibacillus halophilus JSM 076056 = DSM 19796 includes:
- a CDS encoding YwqI/YxiC family protein has protein sequence MAKEIKVNYAEVESAVSTMESSGESYNATMPTDIASGNELDVVTKLNELNAMLQTVGETYKDILRKNNETVRKSVEDMRETDEHLSSSMKVVGGHR, from the coding sequence ATGGCTAAGGAAATCAAAGTGAACTACGCCGAAGTAGAAAGCGCGGTGTCGACTATGGAAAGTTCCGGTGAATCCTACAATGCCACCATGCCAACAGACATTGCCAGTGGCAATGAACTGGATGTTGTCACAAAGTTGAATGAACTGAATGCCATGCTCCAAACTGTCGGAGAAACCTATAAAGATATCTTACGGAAGAACAATGAAACAGTTCGGAAATCCGTTGAAGATATGCGTGAGACAGATGAACATCTATCAAGTTCTATGAAAGTCGTAGGTGGACATCGATGA
- a CDS encoding IclR family transcriptional regulator codes for MNQEDKNVKVVQSIDRALNLLQVISRQTEPVPVSDLAALTDLNRTTVWRILLTLEQRQFVEYDPISKGYQIGYGAMKLIQGKSVLYTSFIRLARPILNKLMETVNETVFLSVPIHFGTLTIDQVNPGHRIQVMYHQDETLPLHCTSNGKIYLSQLSDRELELILKENLTAYTEHTMTDADKLRTEILDIRKNGYAFCLGELEEGENGVSVSINDVFGKCRGYLSVAGPEFRLTKEKMYEAIPALQQAADDIQHQLNAS; via the coding sequence ATGAACCAAGAAGATAAGAACGTCAAAGTCGTTCAGTCGATTGACCGAGCGCTGAATCTGTTGCAAGTCATCTCGAGGCAGACAGAACCAGTGCCCGTCAGCGACTTAGCTGCGCTTACAGATTTAAACCGAACCACCGTATGGAGAATATTGCTCACACTCGAACAACGGCAATTCGTCGAATATGACCCGATCTCGAAGGGCTACCAAATTGGTTATGGGGCCATGAAGCTCATTCAAGGTAAATCCGTTTTGTATACGAGCTTTATTAGGCTTGCCCGCCCCATCTTGAACAAGCTGATGGAGACGGTGAATGAGACGGTGTTCTTAAGTGTACCGATTCACTTCGGCACACTAACGATTGACCAGGTAAACCCTGGCCACCGCATTCAAGTAATGTACCATCAGGATGAAACACTGCCGCTTCATTGTACCTCGAACGGCAAGATTTATCTTAGTCAGCTCTCAGACCGGGAACTCGAGTTAATCCTGAAGGAGAACCTTACTGCCTACACAGAACACACCATGACAGACGCCGACAAGCTCCGCACCGAGATCTTAGATATCCGAAAGAATGGATATGCCTTCTGTCTCGGTGAGCTTGAAGAAGGTGAAAACGGGGTCTCAGTCAGTATTAACGACGTCTTCGGCAAATGCCGCGGGTACCTAAGCGTCGCTGGTCCTGAATTCCGCCTCACGAAAGAGAAAATGTATGAGGCCATCCCAGCTCTTCAACAAGCTGCCGATGACATTCAACATCAGCTGAACGCTTCATAG
- a CDS encoding aldo/keto reductase, with amino-acid sequence MSVQSITLNNGLQMPEVGYGVFRVDEGAELEEAVKKAIEIGYRSIDTAAIYGNERSVGNGIKKAIDAGLVTRDELFVTSKVWNDGLSYDETIAAYEESLEKLGLDYLDLYLIHWPGEDKWQQPWKALEQLYKDGRMKSIGVSNFQVHHLESLLEDAEIVPVINQVEFHPKLTQNEVRAFCEKHNIQVEAWSPLMNADLLSNDTIQEIAEQVGKTPAQVILRYDLQNGVITIPKSMTESRIKENIELYDFELNEEQLDKLDALNEDARSGPHPDEFNF; translated from the coding sequence ATGAGTGTACAATCCATTACATTGAACAACGGCCTTCAAATGCCTGAAGTTGGCTACGGTGTATTCCGTGTTGATGAAGGTGCAGAACTTGAAGAAGCTGTGAAGAAAGCCATTGAAATTGGTTACCGTAGCATTGATACGGCAGCGATTTATGGTAATGAGCGTAGTGTCGGGAACGGCATTAAGAAAGCGATTGACGCGGGTCTTGTTACGCGTGACGAGCTTTTCGTTACATCTAAAGTATGGAATGACGGCTTATCATACGACGAAACAATTGCAGCCTATGAAGAAAGCCTTGAGAAGTTAGGTCTTGATTATCTAGATCTTTACTTAATTCACTGGCCTGGTGAAGATAAATGGCAACAGCCATGGAAAGCACTTGAGCAGCTGTATAAAGATGGACGCATGAAGTCTATTGGCGTAAGTAACTTCCAAGTGCATCATTTAGAGAGCCTTCTTGAAGATGCGGAAATCGTTCCAGTCATCAACCAAGTTGAGTTCCATCCGAAGCTAACTCAAAATGAAGTACGTGCGTTCTGCGAGAAGCACAACATTCAAGTGGAAGCTTGGTCCCCACTTATGAACGCAGATCTATTAAGCAATGACACAATTCAAGAGATTGCTGAACAGGTTGGAAAGACACCAGCACAAGTCATCCTTCGTTATGACCTACAAAATGGTGTCATTACAATTCCTAAATCCATGACGGAATCTCGTATTAAAGAAAATATTGAGCTTTATGACTTTGAACTGAATGAAGAGCAGTTGGACAAGCTTGATGCGTTGAACGAAGACGCTCGCAGTGGTCCACACCCTGACGAATTTAACTTCTAG
- a CDS encoding DUF5412 family protein — translation MKRGFNLLGTILSVACFLLTLLALYSTFNNGWFIPNQSYWLLVLSVTSILFGILGLKERVNYGLIKTVVTFSLSSLTTLALVMGIVFTSFFTMDKELITTTYSPNKSYEIDFYEIDGGAAASFGIIGELNGPFVFKKKIYLESNAEEANFNWIDEHTIVINSNTLDLTDKHYYYN, via the coding sequence ATGAAGAGAGGTTTCAATTTACTAGGTACTATTTTGTCTGTAGCGTGTTTCCTTCTAACGTTACTTGCTCTTTACTCCACTTTTAACAATGGTTGGTTTATCCCAAATCAAAGTTATTGGCTATTAGTTTTATCGGTGACTTCAATACTATTTGGTATATTAGGTTTAAAAGAAAGAGTTAATTACGGGCTTATTAAAACTGTTGTTACATTCTCTCTATCATCGCTAACAACTTTAGCACTAGTAATGGGGATCGTATTTACAAGCTTCTTTACGATGGATAAAGAACTTATCACTACAACTTATTCACCTAATAAATCTTATGAAATTGATTTCTATGAAATTGATGGAGGAGCAGCAGCATCATTTGGAATCATAGGTGAACTTAACGGTCCGTTTGTGTTTAAGAAGAAAATTTATTTGGAGAGTAATGCTGAAGAGGCGAACTTTAATTGGATAGATGAACACACAATAGTAATTAACTCAAATACATTAGATTTAACAGATAAACATTACTATTATAATTAA
- a CDS encoding LacI family DNA-binding transcriptional regulator, whose amino-acid sequence MATIKDIAKAAGVSVTTVSRALNGYDDVKESTKKRIVEVAEQLNYSPNYVARSLVMNQTKTIGLLVSGLSRNGTKDNIVMEVLTGVDHRCSELGYDMVLFNTTTAQQKQKTYAQLCRERQVDGVIVQGIKTDDPYLEEVIESDIPCVLVDIPVEAPTVGYVTTNNSKGAYEAVEHLIGLGHRNIGFMNGHNRAYVSQERLKGYEQALRMHRIPVIPAYMTTGDFDERIAEESAYELLQQSPEITAMFCASDLMAFGVMKAAKRLSISVPEDLSVVGYDDSLLASYVTPSLTTVAQDPYRIGSEATELIVRMLQDEAVDRSSILSHMFTPRESTTVVRTS is encoded by the coding sequence ATGGCGACGATTAAAGATATAGCCAAAGCAGCAGGCGTATCGGTGACGACTGTTTCACGGGCGTTGAACGGGTACGATGATGTAAAGGAATCAACTAAGAAGCGCATCGTGGAGGTTGCCGAACAGCTGAATTATAGTCCTAATTATGTAGCGCGTAGCCTCGTCATGAACCAGACGAAAACAATTGGTCTACTCGTTTCAGGGTTAAGCCGTAACGGCACGAAGGACAATATTGTAATGGAGGTACTAACTGGCGTCGACCACCGTTGCAGTGAGCTTGGTTATGATATGGTCTTGTTCAATACTACCACTGCGCAGCAGAAGCAAAAGACATACGCCCAGCTCTGTAGGGAGCGCCAGGTGGACGGGGTCATTGTTCAAGGAATTAAGACAGATGATCCTTACCTTGAAGAAGTGATTGAAAGTGATATTCCTTGTGTGCTTGTCGATATTCCCGTTGAGGCACCAACAGTTGGTTATGTAACGACTAACAATAGTAAAGGGGCGTATGAAGCGGTTGAACATTTAATTGGTCTTGGTCATCGAAACATTGGGTTTATGAATGGGCACAACCGAGCTTACGTCAGCCAGGAGCGACTGAAGGGATATGAGCAAGCTCTACGCATGCACAGGATACCAGTCATACCCGCTTATATGACGACTGGCGATTTCGATGAACGGATTGCGGAAGAAAGCGCCTACGAACTTCTGCAGCAATCTCCTGAAATTACGGCAATGTTCTGTGCCAGCGACTTAATGGCATTTGGTGTCATGAAAGCGGCGAAGCGACTGAGCATTTCTGTTCCAGAGGACCTGTCCGTTGTCGGGTATGACGATAGTTTACTCGCTTCCTATGTGACTCCTAGCTTAACAACAGTAGCTCAAGATCCATACAGGATAGGGAGCGAAGCCACTGAGCTTATTGTTCGCATGCTGCAGGATGAAGCTGTAGATAGAAGTTCAATCCTATCTCACATGTTTACACCTAGAGAATCCACCACCGTTGTAAGAACATCGTAA
- a CDS encoding mandelate racemase/muconate lactonizing enzyme family protein: MKITNIEIKHYRLPLDPPFKAAWDPSPRTNFASTLVLVHTDEGYTGIGSGDLMVGFEGHEHLFIGQDPFDIQRHSRVLDNIDFHYGRCWPLDLALWDLMGKATGQPVYKLLGGSTNKVEAYASTGEMVTPEERANRAERLIEEGYKAMKIRFHHEDVRDDLAVVEAVRERVGNRIEIMVDANQGWKMPWDTNPVWDLKKARQVADELADLDVFWLEEPLPGDDFENMAKLRDMSKIRIAGGEMVRRTHDFREMVRYGSLDVYQPDVALAGGITKVKEIAENVQSNGAWFSPHTWSNGIGVIANLHLAAAVSDAPYLELPYDPPIWTPERRDYVQSNKLHAENGVLTIPDTPGLGIELDQEALEKYEISSAYFGGETY, encoded by the coding sequence ATGAAAATTACAAACATTGAAATTAAACACTACCGCTTACCATTAGATCCACCATTTAAAGCCGCGTGGGATCCATCCCCGCGCACCAACTTTGCCTCCACTCTCGTACTCGTCCACACCGATGAAGGGTATACAGGCATCGGCTCTGGAGACTTGATGGTCGGCTTTGAGGGCCACGAACATCTGTTTATCGGACAAGACCCGTTCGACATTCAGCGTCATAGTAGAGTGCTTGATAACATCGACTTCCACTACGGTCGTTGTTGGCCTCTTGATCTAGCACTTTGGGACTTGATGGGGAAAGCAACTGGCCAGCCGGTCTACAAATTGCTTGGTGGCTCAACGAACAAGGTCGAGGCTTATGCGTCGACAGGTGAAATGGTCACACCAGAAGAACGTGCCAATCGAGCCGAGCGCCTGATTGAAGAAGGCTATAAAGCGATGAAGATTCGCTTCCATCACGAAGATGTCCGGGACGACCTCGCTGTTGTAGAAGCTGTCCGTGAACGGGTTGGCAATAGAATCGAGATTATGGTCGATGCCAACCAAGGATGGAAGATGCCTTGGGACACGAACCCGGTATGGGACTTGAAGAAGGCTCGCCAAGTCGCAGACGAACTTGCAGACCTTGACGTGTTCTGGCTAGAAGAACCGCTTCCAGGTGATGACTTCGAGAACATGGCGAAGCTTCGTGACATGTCTAAGATTCGAATCGCCGGCGGGGAAATGGTTCGTCGTACGCACGACTTCCGTGAGATGGTACGCTACGGCTCGCTCGATGTGTACCAACCAGATGTCGCCCTAGCAGGTGGAATTACGAAGGTCAAAGAAATAGCCGAAAACGTTCAGTCCAACGGAGCATGGTTCAGTCCACACACGTGGAGTAACGGAATTGGAGTGATTGCGAACCTCCACTTAGCAGCAGCCGTAAGCGACGCACCGTATCTTGAGTTGCCTTATGACCCACCAATCTGGACGCCAGAACGCCGTGATTATGTTCAAAGCAACAAACTGCATGCTGAGAATGGTGTGTTGACGATACCGGATACGCCTGGCCTTGGAATTGAGCTTGACCAGGAAGCATTGGAGAAATACGAGATTAGCTCCGCATATTTCGGCGGAGAAACGTACTAA
- a CDS encoding Gfo/Idh/MocA family protein, translated as MTQSLRIGIIGAGAIARGAHIPNYQNYGEHVVVVGVANHNLHKAEACAEEFAIPHAYERYEDMLHELELDAVSICTPNKFHAEQAIAALEAGCHVLCEKPPAISPEEAKRMKEAAEKSGKILMYGFHYRFHSEMETLKRFIDEGELGDIYAVDASYNRRRGIPGWGVFTNKELQGGGTLIDNGVHMLDAALYLMGYPTPKTVLGSTYQEIGTREGVGLFGEWDYENFSVEDMARGMITFTNGASLQFQSSFAANIEEKDVQHLQIMGNEGGAQVFPLKLFQEKHDTLLDVTPRYLKDQDPHQHLLHHFIRSILGETVPSSTPEQGLVLQTIVHALYESAKTGKAVEL; from the coding sequence ATGACACAGTCATTACGAATTGGGATTATTGGCGCCGGCGCGATTGCGCGTGGTGCTCACATACCAAACTATCAGAATTATGGAGAACATGTTGTGGTGGTCGGGGTGGCCAATCATAACCTACATAAAGCAGAGGCTTGTGCGGAGGAGTTCGCAATCCCTCACGCGTACGAGCGTTACGAGGATATGCTCCACGAGTTGGAGCTTGATGCGGTAAGTATTTGTACACCGAATAAGTTTCATGCAGAACAGGCGATTGCTGCACTTGAAGCCGGGTGTCACGTCCTATGCGAGAAGCCACCAGCGATCTCACCAGAAGAAGCGAAACGCATGAAAGAAGCCGCTGAGAAATCCGGCAAGATACTTATGTACGGTTTCCATTACCGTTTCCACTCTGAGATGGAGACGCTGAAGCGATTCATTGATGAAGGTGAACTTGGTGACATCTATGCTGTTGATGCCTCCTACAACCGACGCCGAGGCATTCCAGGTTGGGGCGTATTTACGAACAAAGAGTTGCAAGGCGGAGGTACGTTAATTGACAATGGTGTCCATATGCTTGATGCCGCTCTCTATCTCATGGGATATCCAACCCCTAAGACGGTTCTTGGTAGTACCTATCAAGAAATCGGTACACGAGAAGGCGTTGGATTGTTCGGCGAGTGGGACTATGAGAACTTCTCGGTAGAGGACATGGCACGGGGGATGATTACGTTCACGAACGGAGCTTCCCTTCAGTTCCAGTCTTCCTTCGCGGCCAACATTGAGGAGAAAGATGTTCAGCACTTACAGATCATGGGGAACGAAGGCGGTGCACAAGTCTTCCCACTGAAACTATTTCAGGAGAAGCATGACACGCTACTAGACGTTACTCCACGTTATCTAAAGGATCAAGACCCCCATCAACACCTGTTGCATCATTTCATTCGAAGCATCTTAGGAGAGACTGTTCCATCAAGCACCCCAGAACAAGGCCTCGTGCTTCAGACCATCGTTCACGCTCTCTATGAATCAGCTAAGACTGGCAAGGCGGTTGAACTATAA
- a CDS encoding NAD-dependent succinate-semialdehyde dehydrogenase — protein MNIETKNQMYINGEWVNADSGETTPVTNPATGEEVARVPNGGQAETKRAVEAAKKAYKSWSKLTASERGQHLRKLFNLVNEHAEHLGRVMTLEQGKPVEEATGEVQWGAGYLEFYSEEAKRLDGELLTPSSPSQRIMVQKHPIGVVGAITPWNFPSSLLTRKIAQALSVGCTLVLKPAPETPLSAIALFELIEKAELPAGVVNLVMGDAQEIGDEFLTNKDVRKLSFTGSTNVGKYLMEQSGQQLKKLSMELGGHAPFIVFEDADLDRAVDGLLANKSQNGGQTCICANRIFVHEDIKDAFIDKFTEKYRNLNIGNGFHEGIQVGPLIRRDAIDKVNNHIEDAVSQGATLVTGGEALTEGDFAKGNFFMPTVLKDVTPSMKIFREETFGPVAPFITFSSDDEVIQLANDSDYGLAGYFYTKDLARAMEVSSELEYGMVGINASAMGDVNAPFGGMKESGMGREGGHHGIEDYVEYKYINLQY, from the coding sequence ATGAACATTGAAACGAAGAATCAGATGTATATTAACGGAGAATGGGTGAACGCAGACAGCGGAGAGACAACACCCGTTACGAATCCAGCTACAGGTGAAGAAGTAGCCAGAGTTCCAAATGGCGGTCAAGCCGAAACGAAACGTGCTGTTGAGGCTGCGAAGAAGGCGTACAAATCATGGTCCAAATTGACGGCATCAGAGCGCGGTCAGCACCTTCGTAAACTGTTCAACCTCGTCAACGAACACGCGGAACACCTTGGACGCGTGATGACGCTAGAACAAGGAAAGCCTGTTGAAGAAGCAACAGGTGAAGTTCAATGGGGCGCAGGCTATCTTGAATTCTACTCTGAGGAAGCGAAGCGCCTGGACGGTGAGTTGCTCACACCATCCTCCCCTTCTCAGCGCATTATGGTACAGAAGCACCCAATTGGGGTCGTTGGGGCCATCACACCGTGGAACTTCCCATCTTCCCTCTTAACAAGAAAGATTGCTCAAGCTCTATCCGTCGGCTGTACGCTCGTCTTAAAGCCAGCACCTGAAACGCCGTTATCGGCCATTGCACTATTTGAACTGATTGAGAAAGCTGAACTGCCAGCAGGGGTTGTGAACCTTGTGATGGGCGATGCACAGGAGATTGGTGATGAATTCCTGACCAACAAAGATGTGCGTAAGTTGAGCTTCACGGGTTCTACGAACGTAGGGAAATATTTAATGGAGCAATCGGGTCAGCAATTGAAGAAGCTGTCCATGGAGCTTGGTGGTCATGCCCCGTTCATCGTATTTGAAGACGCTGACCTTGATCGTGCGGTAGATGGCCTTCTAGCGAACAAGTCTCAAAATGGCGGCCAGACGTGCATCTGTGCGAACCGCATTTTCGTCCACGAAGACATAAAGGATGCCTTCATCGACAAGTTCACAGAGAAATACCGCAACCTGAACATCGGGAACGGATTTCATGAAGGCATTCAAGTTGGGCCACTCATTCGGAGGGATGCCATTGATAAAGTGAACAATCATATTGAGGACGCGGTGTCCCAAGGGGCTACGCTCGTAACTGGTGGCGAGGCGTTAACAGAAGGCGACTTCGCGAAAGGGAACTTCTTTATGCCAACTGTGCTGAAAGATGTAACACCTTCTATGAAGATCTTCCGTGAAGAGACATTCGGTCCAGTTGCGCCGTTTATCACATTCAGCTCCGATGACGAAGTAATCCAGCTAGCCAATGATTCTGATTACGGGCTTGCTGGCTACTTCTACACGAAGGACCTTGCCCGTGCGATGGAAGTCTCCTCTGAACTCGAATACGGAATGGTCGGCATCAATGCATCGGCGATGGGCGATGTGAATGCGCCATTTGGCGGCATGAAGGAAAGCGGCATGGGACGTGAAGGTGGCCACCACGGCATTGAAGATTACGTGGAATACAAATATATCAATTTACAATACTAG
- a CDS encoding iron-containing alcohol dehydrogenase: MNPFTFQLRTTIHYGEGRSEHLFKDVEHLAASDTVVLVTDATLRKLGLIDPIVQDLSQYGKDVYVYDGIAGEPKTTHIDEVASLLIEKESTLVIGVGGGSAIDTAKTAALVASGEHGAATYALGAHPFPDKRVYCVGVPTTAGTGAEVTSTTIYADEDGRKLWAWDEQMAPELAILDPLLTTQLPAQLTAATSIDAIVHAIEACTGQNENPMIEAVSLQAISMLARSLPVALHQPEDEKARGELLMGSTLAGVAIEHGGTGLAHCIGHALGSVASIPHGRSVAIGLYHSYEHNLSSGKTAVFSEIARALGVHGDSLTEEERAAAGATAFRSLVESTPISLTVEEDGLTEDDFDTLRTSLEAEENAPMKKNNCYLPSEEELTSITRQILVASPIVG, encoded by the coding sequence GTGAATCCATTTACGTTTCAGTTACGCACGACAATCCACTACGGAGAAGGACGATCTGAGCACCTCTTTAAGGATGTAGAGCACCTTGCTGCATCAGATACAGTCGTCCTTGTGACAGATGCGACCTTGAGGAAGCTCGGGCTTATCGATCCAATTGTCCAGGACCTTTCCCAATACGGGAAGGATGTCTATGTGTATGACGGGATTGCCGGTGAGCCGAAGACGACTCACATTGACGAAGTAGCTTCCCTATTAATAGAGAAGGAGAGCACGCTCGTCATCGGCGTTGGTGGCGGTTCTGCCATTGATACGGCGAAGACGGCTGCACTTGTGGCGAGTGGTGAACACGGGGCGGCCACTTATGCCCTTGGTGCTCATCCCTTCCCGGACAAGCGCGTATATTGCGTTGGCGTTCCGACGACAGCAGGAACGGGAGCTGAGGTGACGAGCACGACCATTTATGCAGATGAGGATGGACGGAAGCTATGGGCATGGGATGAGCAAATGGCGCCAGAGCTAGCGATTCTCGACCCCCTACTCACGACACAGCTTCCCGCTCAGCTTACGGCAGCGACAAGCATTGATGCAATCGTTCACGCCATTGAGGCCTGTACGGGGCAGAATGAGAATCCGATGATTGAAGCCGTTAGTCTTCAAGCCATCTCTATGCTTGCCCGCTCCCTACCTGTCGCCCTTCACCAACCAGAGGACGAAAAGGCAAGAGGAGAACTGCTTATGGGATCAACGCTCGCTGGTGTTGCCATTGAGCACGGAGGAACCGGACTTGCTCATTGCATCGGGCATGCACTTGGTTCTGTTGCCTCCATCCCCCATGGGCGATCAGTAGCGATTGGACTCTATCACAGTTATGAGCACAATCTCTCAAGCGGAAAGACGGCCGTGTTCTCTGAGATAGCTAGAGCACTTGGCGTTCACGGCGATTCATTGACAGAAGAGGAACGTGCCGCCGCTGGTGCGACAGCCTTCCGCTCTCTTGTTGAGAGTACTCCTATCTCACTGACTGTCGAGGAGGATGGGCTTACAGAAGACGACTTTGACACGTTACGGACCAGTCTTGAAGCAGAAGAAAATGCGCCAATGAAGAAGAACAATTGCTACCTCCCAAGCGAGGAAGAGCTCACCTCAATCACGCGTCAGATCCTAGTTGCTTCTCCTATCGTAGGTTGA
- a CDS encoding LXG domain-containing protein, protein MKTFNGETLNESIRAMMEQTNKQVSQVKELEGRIKDFANLEQSFNGEGGRALRNFYQDWHGQFLEYQDFVLNDYQRSMEQLEAGASDLESDKNGFIRQSFLETELKNALDQSRNVTSQLVDEANGIMDRVSDIVYIPRLDDAEYLRQTKRAQKQIDETIEALGTFDRKQTSDLSHLEQDIEMMKRYVNEMQGLLENGSLSIAAYESGELKDGEAYEELTQDLVYRVVGGPLDVLTTPADYVRDGLSWSDTALVGTQAMASTGTFLFTRKMKVNYLDGKPKLWDKVRGNYRFSLSMDPNWTSETKYNSKLARTVRNFQKSNPPKNSLMKSLHNVAKTYDSPAHMVKHLAGFPKNMHNMTGKGLMSSFEKRVDNSGTRNIVGKALDNKTITNSVKRVPGATVAVSLVSNFGELYDQENRHKSLGERTGRAVGGIVTDAAAISGGAKIGAMIGSVGGPVGVVVGGAIGGTVGGYFGSKHGGKVKDIGEAVGGAIHDKVESGTEAVKEGLDNAGEAISSVRDNVEDGIDNMTSSIKNWFN, encoded by the coding sequence ATGAAGACGTTTAATGGGGAAACGTTGAATGAAAGTATTCGAGCAATGATGGAACAGACGAACAAACAAGTTTCACAAGTGAAGGAATTGGAAGGCCGCATAAAGGACTTCGCCAATTTAGAACAATCATTCAATGGGGAAGGCGGTAGAGCGCTTCGAAATTTCTATCAAGATTGGCACGGTCAGTTTCTAGAATATCAAGATTTTGTTCTTAACGATTATCAACGTTCTATGGAGCAGCTAGAAGCAGGAGCTTCAGATTTAGAATCCGATAAAAACGGGTTCATCCGTCAGAGCTTTCTAGAAACGGAGCTTAAGAATGCGCTTGACCAATCACGAAATGTCACCTCACAACTCGTGGACGAAGCGAATGGGATTATGGATAGGGTATCCGATATTGTCTATATTCCACGTTTGGACGACGCTGAATATCTCCGACAAACTAAGCGCGCTCAGAAACAAATTGATGAAACCATAGAAGCCCTAGGTACATTTGACCGCAAACAAACTAGCGATTTAAGCCATTTGGAACAAGACATCGAGATGATGAAGAGATATGTTAATGAGATGCAGGGGCTGTTAGAGAACGGCAGTCTTAGTATTGCTGCGTATGAGAGTGGGGAATTGAAGGATGGAGAGGCGTATGAGGAGTTAACTCAAGATTTAGTTTATAGAGTAGTAGGAGGCCCTCTTGATGTCCTAACTACCCCCGCGGATTATGTAAGGGATGGATTAAGTTGGTCTGATACAGCTTTAGTAGGTACCCAAGCGATGGCTAGTACAGGTACATTTCTATTCACTAGGAAAATGAAAGTGAATTATTTGGACGGAAAGCCTAAATTGTGGGATAAGGTGAGAGGGAATTATCGGTTTAGTTTAAGTATGGATCCAAATTGGACTAGTGAAACGAAATACAATTCTAAATTAGCTAGAACAGTAAGGAATTTTCAGAAGTCTAATCCTCCTAAAAACTCATTAATGAAGAGCTTACATAACGTTGCAAAAACGTACGATAGTCCAGCTCACATGGTAAAACATCTGGCCGGTTTCCCGAAGAATATGCATAACATGACTGGAAAAGGACTAATGAGTTCCTTCGAGAAACGAGTAGATAATAGCGGTACAAGAAATATAGTTGGGAAAGCGTTAGACAATAAAACAATAACAAATTCGGTGAAGAGGGTGCCTGGTGCTACAGTAGCTGTGTCACTAGTTTCAAACTTTGGTGAATTATATGACCAAGAGAATCGGCATAAATCATTGGGAGAGAGGACTGGTAGAGCAGTAGGAGGGATAGTAACTGATGCTGCTGCGATCTCTGGTGGAGCTAAAATTGGAGCGATGATAGGTTCAGTAGGTGGACCAGTTGGAGTTGTAGTAGGAGGAGCCATAGGGGGAACCGTTGGTGGTTACTTTGGATCCAAACATGGCGGCAAGGTTAAAGATATTGGCGAGGCTGTTGGAGGAGCTATTCATGACAAGGTAGAAAGTGGTACAGAAGCTGTAAAAGAAGGGTTAGACAACGCTGGTGAGGCGATTAGTTCCGTGAGAGATAATGTAGAAGATGGAATTGATAATATGACATCCAGTATTAAGAATTGGTTTAACTAG
- a CDS encoding YwqH-like family protein has translation MADLSYLYNRLEEKQEQLERLHQAGRELNDVQDEFYDKRHLVKEPELTPTTWKGNLANEFDEIRERMDVAYTDVSSNQMGDAYAAITSKMDEIRSQIGILHDRISAERERLREERMNDNG, from the coding sequence ATGGCCGATTTATCCTACTTATACAATCGATTAGAAGAAAAGCAAGAGCAATTGGAGCGTCTTCATCAGGCTGGACGTGAGCTAAACGATGTGCAAGACGAATTCTATGACAAGCGTCACTTAGTGAAAGAACCAGAACTTACTCCCACGACTTGGAAGGGAAACTTAGCAAACGAATTTGATGAAATCCGTGAGCGGATGGATGTAGCCTATACCGATGTCTCTAGCAATCAGATGGGAGATGCTTATGCGGCCATTACGTCTAAGATGGATGAAATCCGAAGCCAGATTGGGATACTCCATGACCGGATATCAGCAGAACGTGAACGACTACGAGAAGAAAGGATGAACGACAATGGCTAA